Proteins from one Syngnathus scovelli strain Florida chromosome 9, RoL_Ssco_1.2, whole genome shotgun sequence genomic window:
- the myh14 gene encoding myosin-10 isoform X4: protein MSRPLGGGLNDVTRFLTSGVAPSSPGANAPVFSAAGQADWAAKRLVWVPSEKHGFESASIKEERGDEVEVELSDSQRLLTLSREELQRMNPPRFSKVEDMADLTCLNEASVLHNLRERYYSGLIYTYSGLFCVVVNPYKNLPIYTESIVEMYRGKKRHEMPPHIYAISEAAYRSMLQDREDQSILCTGESGAGKTENTKKVIQYLAHVASSHKGVAPRSKDALQGELERQLLQANPILEAFGNAKTTKNDNSSRFGKFIRINFDVAGYIVGANIETYLLEKSRATRQAKDERTFHIFYQMLHGASETMKSDLLLGTADEYRFLSGGAISVPGQSDGENFTQTMDSMAIMGFNPEELLSMLKVISAVLQFGNITFTKEKNHDQASMPDNTAAQKLCHLLGINVLEFTRAILTPRIKVGREYVQKAQTKEQADFAVEALAKATYERLFRWLVHRINRALDRRQRQGASFIGILDIAGFEIFLLNSFEQLCINYTNEKLQQLFNHTMFVLEQEEYQREGIEWNFIDFGLDLQPCIDLIERPAQPPGVLALLDEECWFPRATDQSFVEKLTSQQGTHPKFFKAKQPRGEADFSIIHYAGKVDYKANDWLVKNMDPLNDNVASLLHQSSDHFVSELWKEDIQTLPRVYFFDSYTTLQANGSDMDRIIGLDQVSSSNESSGQVAFGASGLKTKKGMFRTVGQLYKESLSKLMTTLKNTNPNFLRCIIPNHEKRAGKLAPHLVLDQLRCNGVLEGIRICRQGFPNRIPFQEFRQRYEILTPNAIPRTFMDGKQASELMIKALELDPNLFRVGQSKVFFRAGVLAHLEEERDLKITDTIIRFQSAARGFLARKAFTKKQQQLSALRVMQRNCHAYLILKNWQWWRLFTKVKPLLQVTRQDEEIQIRESELLKAKERLVRVEQDFTELDKKHSVLLEEKAVLADQLQAEAELFAEAEEMRSRLASRKQELEDVLTELESRLEEEEERGVQMLNEKKKMQQNIQDLEDQLEEEEAARQRLLLEKVSLETKVKSMENDLLSAVEQRDRLSKEKKQLEERLSEVTDHLTEEEEKSKSLNKLKNKQEAIIADLEDRLKREEQARLEQEKWKRRMETEAIEAQEQLSDLGLISGELKGSLTQKDKEITSLQSRLEEEGARRSEAQRSLREAMSQVSELKEEVENERGMRERAEKQRRDLSEELEALRTELEDTLDTTAAQQELRSRREVELNDLQRCVEDETRRHEAQLSELRVKHSAAIDNLQEQLDNSKRARQSLEKAKLVLEEEKQSLSAELKTLQANRTESDRGRKRAESQLQEITMRLTQAEQEKEEKEERIHKFQNEIENLSSNLSSFDSKSLRLSKEVASLESQLHDAQEILQEETRQKLALATRVRALEEERQGLMERVEEEEEKSRELTRQFQAQSQQLAEVRKQTEEVNTAVESGEETRRKLQRELDAAIQREKQREEERDRVERQRERLREEIEDMTVALQRERQNCTALEKRQKKFDQCLAEEKAVGTRLAEEKDRAEADSREKETRYLALSRALQEAQDQRDELERSNKQLRLEMEQLVNQQDDVGKNVHELERTRRALETEAESLRTQTQDLEEELTEAENSRLRLEVTLQALKAQFEREISSSEEKGEEKRRALSKQVRELELQLEEERSQRSQAVLTKKQLEAELQDSEAQVETSSRSKEEAVKHLRKLQSQLKEALRELDEAKITRDEVIAQSKDNDKKIQTLEAEVLQLTEELAVSDRQRRQAQQERDEMADDMVNNSSGKTALLEEKRRLEMRVSQLEEELEEEQTNAELLSERQRKMQLQVETLTVQLQGERTLAQKAEAGREQLERHNKDMKTRLEELEGTVRGKHRLSVAALEAKIESMEEQLEQERQERAIANKLVRKTEKKLKEVMMQAEDERRHADQYREQLDKSMVRLRQLKRQLEEVEEENSRSNAQKRKLQRELEELTENSQSRMREITSLRNQLSVPEWRPEQRAPLQLMIRGRRPLVDDYSLDNSDSEEPPASPTPSLGLPRTPTPSSEHGLDPTPPTFNVNNLHQ, encoded by the exons ATGTCCAGGCCACTAGGCGGCGGCCTGAATGATGTCACCCGCTTCCTCACGTCGGGGGTGGCTCCATCTTCCCCCGGCGCCAATGCGCCGGTGTTCTCCGCCGCTGGCCAGGCTGACTGGGCGGCCAAGCGTCTGGTGTGGGTGCCGTCGGAGAAGCATGGCTTCGAG TCGGCCAGCATCAAAGAGGAGCGCGGCGACGAGGTGGAGGTGGAGCTGAGCGACAGCCAGAGGCTGCTGACGCTGTCCCGGGAGGAGCTGCAGCGGATGAACCCGCCACGCTTCAGCAAAGTGGAGGACATGGCCGACCTCACCTGCCTCAACGAAGCCTCCGTGCTGCACAACCTGAGGGAGAGATACTACTCAGGCTTGATCTAC ACCTATTCGGGGCTGTTCTGCGTGGTGGTGAACCCCTATAAGAACCTGCCCATCTACACCGAGTCCATCGTGGAGATGTACCGGGGCAAAAAACGCCACGAGATGCCGCCGCACATTTACGCCATATCTGAAGCGGCCTATCGCAGCATGCTGCAAG ACCGAGAGGATCAGTCAATCCTGTGCAC GGGCGAGTCGGGCGCCGGCAAAAcggaaaacacaaaaaaagtcaTTCAGTATCTGGCTCATGTGGCGTCCTCTCACAAGGGCGTCGCTCCCAGGAGCAAAGATGCTTTGCAG ggCGAGCTAGAGCGACAGCTGCTACAGGCCAACCCCATACTGGAGGCCTTCGGCAACGCCAAAACTACCAAGAATGACAATTCCTCAAGATTT ggtAAATTCATTCGGATTAATTTTGATGTGGCGGGATATATTGTCGGCGCCAACATTGAGACTT ACCTCCTGGAAAAGTCCCGGGCCACCCGTCAGGCCAAAGATGAGCGGACATTCCACATCTTTTACCAGATGTTGCACGGAGCTTCTGAGACTATGAAAT CGGACCTGCTCTTAGGAACTGCAGACGAGTACCGCTTTCTCAGCGGGGGTGCCATCTCTGTTCCCGGTCAGAGTGATGGGGAGAACTTCACCCAGACTATGGACTCCATGGCCATAATGGGCTTCAACCCAGAGGAGCTGTTGT CCATGCTGAAGGTGATCTCCGCCGTGCTCCAGTTTGGGAACATTACCTTCACAAAGGAGAAGAACCACGATCAGGCGTCCATGCCCGACAACACGGCGGCTCAGAAACTCTGCCACCTGCTGGGCATCAACGTGCTGGAGTTCACCCGGGCCATCCTCACACCCAGGATCAAAGTGGGTCGGGAGTACGTGCAGAAGGCCCAGACCAAAGAACAG GCTGACTTTGCCGTGGAGGCCCTGGCCAAGGCGACGTACGAGCGCCTCTTCAGGTGGCTGGTGCACAGAATCAACCGAGCTCTGGACCGCAGGCAGAGACAGGGAGCCTCCTTCATCGGCATCCTGGACATTGCTGGATTTGAGATCTTCCTG CTGAACTCTTTCGAGCAGCTGTGCATCAACTACACCAACGAGAAGCTGCAGCAGCTCTTCAACCACACCATGTTCGTCCTGGAGCAGGAGGAGTACCAGCGGGAGGGCATCGAGTGGAACTTCATCGACTTTGGCCTCGATTTGCAGCCCTGCATCGATCTCATTGAAAGACCG GCCCAGCCACCCGGCGTTCTGGCCCTCTTGGATGAAGAGTGCTGGTTCCCTCGAGCGACGGACCAGTCATTTGTGGAAAAGCTGACCAGCCAGCAAGGCACCCATCCCAAATTTTTCAAAGCCAAGCAGCCACGCGGCGAAGCTGACTTCTCCATCATCCACTATGCTGGAAAG GTTGACTACAAAGCCAACGACTGGTTGGTCAAGAACATGGATCCTCTCAACGACAACGTGGCGTCTCTCCTCCACCAGTCGTCCGACCATTTTGTCTCCGAGTTGTGGAAGGAGG ATATTCAAACTCTACCTCGTGTCTACTTCTTTGACTCCTACACCACACTGCAGGCAAATGGCTCCGACA TGGACCGCATCATCGGTCTGGACCAGGTGTCGTCGTCGAACGAGAGCAGCGGGCAAGTCGCATTCGGTGCATCGGGACTGAAGACCAAGAAGGGAATGTTCAGGACCGTGGGCCAGCTGTACAAAGAGTCGCTGTCCAAACTGATGACCACGCTGAAGAACACCAACCCCAACTTCCTCCGCTGCATCATTCCCAACCACGAGAAGAGG GCCGGCAAGCTGGCGCCACACTTAGTTCTGGACCAACTTCGATGCAACGGCGTCCTGGAAGGGATTCGTATCTGCCGACAAGGCTTCCCCAACCGCATCCCCTTCCAGGAGTTCAGACAGAG ATATGAGATTCTGACTCCTAACGCTATTCCTCGCACCTTCATGGATGGAAAACAGGCGTCAGAACTCATG ATTAAAGCCTTGGAGCTGGATCCCAACCTGTTCCGGGTGGGCCAAAGCAAAGTGTTCTTCAGAGCCGGCGTGCTGGCGCACCTGGAGGAGGAGCGAGACTTGAAAATCACCGACACCATCATACGCTTCCAGAGTGCGGCTCGAGGCTTCCTTGCACGAAA AGCCTTCacgaagaagcagcagcagctgagCGCTCTGAGGGTGATGCAGAGGAACTGTCATGCTTATCTCATACTCAAGAACTGGCAGTGGTGGCGACTTTTCACAAAG GTGAAACCGCTGCTGCAGGTGACCCGGCAAGATGAGGAGATCCAGATCAGAGAGTCAGAGCTGCTAAAAGCCAAGGAAAGACTGGTCCGAGTGGAGCAAGACTTCACCGAGCTGGACAAGAAACACTCAGTG CTGTTGGAGGAGAAAGCGGTGCTGGCCGACCAGTTGCAGGCCGAGGCGGAGCTGTTCGCTGAAGCCGAGGAGATGCGCTCCAGGCTGGCCAGTCGCAAGCAGGAGCTGGAGGACGTGCTGACCGAGCTGGAGAGCCgtttggaggaggaggaggagaggggcgTGCAGATGCTTAACGAGAAGAAGAAAATGCAGCAGAATATTCAG GACCTTGAGGATCAACtagaagaggaggaggctgcTAGACAGCGCCTCTTGCTGGAGAAGGTCTCCTTAGAAACCAAAGTCAAAAGTATGGAGAACGACCTTCTGAGCGCAGTGGAGCAGAGAGATCGCCTCAGCAAG gagaagaagcagctggaGGAACGCCTGAGCGAGGTGACCGACCACCTcaccgaggaggaggagaagagcaAAAGTCTGAACAAACTCAAGAACAAACAGGAGGCCATCATCGCCGACCTAGAAG ACCGACTGAAGCGTGAGGAGCAGGCGCGCTTGGAGCAGGAAAAGTGGAAGAGGAGGATGGAGACGGAGGCAATAGAGGCGCAAGAGCAGCTGTCGGACCTGGGCCTCATCTCTGGCGAGCTGAAGGGCAGTCTGACTCAGAAGGACAAAGAAATCACCTCCCTGCAGAGCCG GTTGGAGGAGGAGGGCGCCCGCCGCTCTGAGGCCCAGCGCTCGCTGAGGGAAGCCATGTCGCAGGTTTCGGAGCTGAAGGAGGAAGTGGAGAACGAGCGAGGCATGAGAGAGCGGGCGGAGAAACAGAGGCGGGACCTTAGCGAGGAGCTGGAGGCTTTGAGGACCGAGCTGGAGGACACCCTGGACACCACCGCCGCCCAGCAGGAGCTCCG GTCTCGTCGAGAAGTTGAGTTAAACGACCTCCAGCGCTGTGTGGAAGATGAGACGCGCCGCCACGAGGCCCAGCTGTCAGAGCTCCGAGTCAAACACAGCGCCGCCATAGACAATCTGCAGGAACAGCTGGACAACAGCAAGAGG GCGCGTCAGTCGTTGGAGAAGGCCAAGCTGGTGCTAGAGGAAGAGAAGCAGAGTTTGAGTGCGGAGCTGAAGACCCTCCAGGCCAACCGCACGGAGAGCGACCGAGGTCGTAAGCGAGCCGAAAGTCAGCTGCAGGAGATCACCATGCGCCTCACTCAGGCCGAGCAAGAGAAGGAGGAAAAAGAGGAGCGCATACACAAGTTTCAG AATGAAATTGAGAATCTCTCCAGCAATCTGTCGTCCTTTGACAGCAAATCCCTCCGTTTGTCCAAAGAAGTCGCCAGCCTGGAGAGCCAGCTTCATGACGCACAG GAAATCTTGCAGGAGGAGACCCGCCAGAAGTTGGCTCTGGCTACTCGGGTGCGAGCGCTGGAAGAGGAGAGGCAGGGACTGATGGAAAgagtggaggaggaagaggagaagtccagggagctgactcgccagTTTCAGGCTCAGTCACAGCAG CTGGCGGAGGTGCGCAAGCAGACGGAGGAGGTGAACACGGCAGTGGAGAGCGGCGAAGAGACACGCAGGAagctccagcgagagctggacgcCGCCATCCAGAGAGAGAAACAGCGAGAGGAGGAGAGGGACCGTGTGGAGAGGCAGCGGGAGCGCCTCAGGGAAGAGATTGAGGACATGACGGTGGCCCTGCAGCGGGAGAGGCAGAACTGCACGGCTCTGGAGAAGAGGCAGAAGAAGTTCGACCAG TGTCTGGCCGAGGAGAAGGCAGTGGGGACGCGTCTGGCAGAGGAGAAGGACCGAGCGGAAGCTGATAGTCGAGAAAAGGAGACGCGCTACCTTGCCTTGTCCAGAGCTCTTCAG GAAGCTCAGGACCAGAGGGACGAGCTGGAGAGGTCCAACAAGCAGCTTCGCCTAGAAATGGAGCAACTCGTCAACCAGCAGGATGACGTGGGAAAGAAC GTCCACGAGCTGGAGAGGACCCGCAGGGCCCTGGAGACGGAAGCCGAGAGCCTCCGCACGCAGACGCAGGACCTCGAGGAGGAGCTGACGGAGGCGGAGAACTCCAGGCTGAGGCTGGAGGTCACCCTGCAGGCGCTCAAGGCTCAGTTTGAGAGGGAGATCAGCAGCAGTGAAGAGAAAGGCGAGGAGAAGAGGAGAGCCCTCAGCAAGCAG GTGCGGGAGCTGGAGCTCCAGCTGGAGGAGGAGCGCAGTCAGCGCTCCCAGGCCGTGCTGACGAAAAAGCAGCTGGAAGCCGAGCTACAGGATTCCGAGGCTCAGGTGGAGACGTCCAGCCGCAGCAAGGAGGAGGCCGTCAAGCATCTGCGGAAGCTGCAG agtcaactcaaggAGGCGCTTCGAGAGCTGGACGAGGCCAAGATCACGCGGGATGAGGTCATCGCGCAGTCCAAAGACAACGATAAGAAAATCCAAACACTGGAGGCCGAAGTGCTGCAGCTCACTGAG GAGCTGGCCGTATCCGACCGGCAGAGACGACAagctcagcaggagagagacgAAATGGCCGACGACATGGTCAACAATAGCTCTGGAAA GACGGCGCTTTTGGAAGAGAAGCGCCGCTTGGAGATGCGAGTCAGccagctggaggaggagctggaggaggagcagACCAATGCTGAGCTCCTCTCAGAGAGACAAAGAAAGATGCAGTTGCAG GTGGAGACGCTGACAGTGCAGCTGCAGGGTGAGAGGACCCTGGCCCAGAAGGCGGAGGCGGGGCGGGAGCAGCTGGAGCGTCACaacaaggacatgaagacgcggctggaggagctggaggGAACCGTCAGGGGCAAACACCGCCTCAGCGTCGCCGCCCTGGAGGCCAAGATTGAATCCATGGAGGAGCAGCTGGAACAAGAGCGACA GGAGCGCGCCATTGCCAACAAGCTGGTGAGGAAGACGGAAAAGAAACTGAAGGAGGTCATGATGCAGGCGGAAGACGAGAGGAGGCACGCCGACCAGTACAGAGAGCAG CTGGACAAGTCCATGGTGCGCTTGAGGCAGCTGAAGCGTCAGCTGGAAGAAGTGGAGGAGGAGAACTCGCGCTCCAACGCACAGAAGAGGAAGCTGCAGCGAGAACTGGAAGAGCTGACGGAGAACAGCCAAAGCAGGATGCGCGAGATCACCAGCCTGCGCAACCAGCTCAG CGTCCCCGAATGGAGACCAGAGCA ACGTGCTCCATTGCAACTGATGATCCGCGGACGGCGACCTCTGGTGGACGACTACTCGTTGGACAACTCGGATTCGGAAGAGCCGCCCGCCTCGCCAACGCCCTCCCTGGGACTGCCCCGAACCCCCACCCCGTCCTCGGAGCACGGCCTGGACCCGACCCCGCCCACCTTCAACGTCAACAACCTACACCAATGA